One region of Intestinimonas massiliensis (ex Afouda et al. 2020) genomic DNA includes:
- a CDS encoding GGDEF domain-containing phosphodiesterase — translation MKWSLSAEFFACILLMILLLYFYERRWAVTARRRMYGLCLWLSLSSVILNTLCVVTIQNAARVPLWVNLMLNSAYFLISVLMCSMTALYLFCLILEHVYDKGCLRRARRWVSALTLIDLAVVLWNLGSGVMFSFDAMGNYQRGPLNRLGYGIMAAELALLLLCYFKNQPCVSRDMVRVMRTLPPVALLLMLFQLLYPELLLNGTIIAMADLILFLGFQCSSVEQDGLTGIGNRNSFYQEISLRLAGRQRFQVILLSLHHFVNVNQRFGHAAGDAFLYEIARWLDHMEPEGRAFRFGNVEFALLLPWESQEKGRSSLETVQRRFQRTWTLGDAETLIPARLTDLVCRGQAWTEAQVLELLEHGLRLAKQGPEETVECGEAVWEALERRKELLELIRRSIRERRFRVWYQPVYRCGTGAFSSAEALLRLEDFQGRAVPPSVFIPLAEETGLIDELSWIVLEEVCRLLGGGQAAGLETVSINLSMQQFMDPDLTGRVTGCLARHGVSPERLKIEITERVLLQDLERMRKVMGELSAKGVRFYLDDFGTGYSNLSSVLDLPFECIKLDQSLLVAFPEDRRADMLVHTLLELFHKMGQRVVVEGVETAAQAEGLRRYDADWLQGYYYARPLPEERLLSFLLDRSLTEAR, via the coding sequence ATGAAGTGGTCTCTGTCGGCGGAGTTTTTTGCATGTATCCTTCTGATGATTCTGCTGCTCTACTTTTATGAGCGAAGGTGGGCGGTGACGGCGCGGCGGAGGATGTACGGCCTGTGTCTGTGGCTCTCCCTGAGCTCCGTGATTCTCAATACGCTGTGTGTGGTGACCATCCAGAACGCGGCCCGGGTGCCGCTGTGGGTCAACCTGATGCTGAACAGCGCCTATTTCCTGATCAGTGTTCTCATGTGCTCCATGACGGCCCTATACCTGTTCTGCCTCATCTTGGAGCATGTGTACGACAAGGGCTGCCTGCGCCGGGCCCGGCGGTGGGTGAGCGCATTGACGCTGATCGATCTGGCGGTGGTGCTGTGGAACCTGGGCAGCGGGGTCATGTTCTCCTTCGATGCGATGGGGAACTACCAGAGAGGTCCTCTCAACCGGCTGGGCTACGGCATCATGGCCGCAGAACTGGCGCTGCTGCTGCTGTGCTATTTTAAAAACCAGCCCTGTGTCAGCCGGGACATGGTGCGGGTCATGCGGACCCTGCCCCCGGTGGCACTGCTGCTGATGCTCTTTCAGCTCCTCTATCCCGAGCTGCTGCTCAACGGCACCATCATTGCCATGGCCGATCTCATCCTGTTTCTCGGCTTCCAGTGCAGCAGCGTGGAGCAGGACGGCCTGACGGGGATCGGCAATCGAAACAGCTTTTATCAGGAGATTTCTCTGCGTCTGGCGGGGCGGCAGCGGTTTCAGGTGATCCTGCTCTCCCTGCACCACTTTGTCAATGTCAACCAGCGCTTCGGCCACGCCGCGGGCGACGCCTTCCTCTATGAGATTGCCCGCTGGCTGGACCATATGGAGCCGGAGGGCCGGGCCTTCCGCTTTGGCAACGTGGAGTTTGCCCTTCTCCTGCCGTGGGAAAGTCAGGAGAAGGGGCGCAGCAGCCTGGAGACGGTGCAGCGGCGGTTCCAGCGAACCTGGACGCTGGGAGACGCAGAGACGCTGATTCCGGCCCGGCTGACCGACCTGGTCTGCCGGGGGCAGGCCTGGACGGAGGCCCAGGTGCTGGAGCTGCTGGAACACGGGCTTCGCCTGGCCAAGCAGGGGCCGGAGGAGACGGTGGAGTGCGGGGAAGCGGTTTGGGAAGCGCTAGAGCGGCGGAAAGAGCTGCTGGAGCTGATCCGCCGTTCCATTCGGGAGCGGCGCTTCCGGGTCTGGTATCAGCCGGTGTACCGCTGTGGGACCGGCGCCTTCTCCTCGGCGGAGGCCCTGCTCCGCCTGGAGGATTTTCAGGGGCGGGCGGTGCCTCCCTCGGTATTCATCCCGCTGGCCGAAGAGACGGGACTCATCGACGAGTTGAGCTGGATCGTGCTGGAGGAGGTATGCCGTCTGCTGGGCGGCGGGCAGGCCGCCGGGCTGGAGACGGTCTCCATCAACCTGTCTATGCAGCAGTTTATGGACCCGGACCTGACCGGGCGGGTGACCGGCTGCCTGGCCCGTCACGGCGTTTCACCGGAGCGGCTGAAGATCGAGATCACCGAGCGGGTGCTGCTTCAGGACCTGGAGCGGATGCGAAAGGTCATGGGCGAGCTGTCCGCCAAGGGTGTGCGCTTTTATCTGGACGACTTCGGGACCGGTTATTCCAACCTCTCCAGCGTACTGGACCTGCCCTTCGAGTGTATCAAGCTGGACCAGAGCCTGCTGGTTGCCTTCCCGGAGGACAGGCGGGCGGATATGCTGGTGCATACGCTGTTGGAGCTGTTCCACAAAATGGGGCAGCGGGTGGTGGTGGAAGGCGTGGAGACGGCGGCCCAGGCGGAGGGCCTCCGGCGGTATGACGCCGACTGGCTCCAGGGCTATTACTATGCCAGACCGCTGCCGGAAGAGCGTCTGCTGTCCTTCCTGCTGGACCGCTCGCTGACCGAAGCCCGCTGA
- a CDS encoding MBOAT family O-acyltransferase translates to MSFLSPGYLLFFPATVLLYFLLPRPCKNLWLLAASWFFYLCAGPDCFAFLLCATLVTYTGARLLERRDGASRKALLTLLLTLLFGTLFLFKYLDFAFSLAERVLDAAGLSFSSPALDLILPAGISFYLFMAAGYLIDVYRGDRAAEHSFLLCALFLSFFPHVISGPIARAGGLIPQFREVHRFDYDKFRAGLLRFLWGAFKKLCIADRLAVLVNAVFAAPGDFGWLQVIAAACAFSVQIYCDFSAYSDMALGSAEAMGFHLMENFRTPYFSRSIAEFWRRWHISLSAWFRDYLYIPLGGSRRGRTRKYLNILLVFAVSGLWHGAALTFVVWGLLNGIYQVAGGLTARLRARCRQSLRMREDRPLTVLWQMAVTFVLATLAWVFFKAGSLSGALSVLRAMLPAGPALVHPVLASMGLDRREFLAAALAGLALLAVDLLSLRGSVRARVLALPRPLRWLVALILLLCVFLFGVYGTGYDPQDFIYFKF, encoded by the coding sequence TTGAGCTTTCTCTCCCCCGGTTATCTGCTCTTTTTTCCGGCCACGGTGCTGCTCTACTTCCTGCTGCCCCGGCCCTGTAAAAACCTGTGGCTGCTGGCGGCAAGCTGGTTTTTCTATCTCTGCGCCGGGCCGGACTGCTTCGCCTTCCTCCTGTGCGCCACGCTGGTCACCTATACCGGAGCCCGGCTGCTGGAGCGCCGGGATGGAGCGAGCCGGAAAGCCCTGCTGACGCTGCTGCTGACACTTTTGTTCGGGACGCTCTTCCTCTTCAAGTACCTGGACTTTGCCTTCTCTCTGGCGGAGCGGGTGCTGGACGCGGCGGGCCTCTCCTTCTCCTCCCCCGCCCTGGATCTGATCCTCCCCGCCGGGATCTCCTTCTACCTTTTCATGGCGGCGGGCTACCTTATCGATGTGTACCGGGGCGACCGGGCCGCAGAACACAGCTTCCTTCTCTGCGCCCTGTTCCTCTCCTTCTTCCCCCATGTCATCTCCGGCCCCATCGCCCGGGCGGGCGGGCTGATCCCCCAGTTCCGTGAGGTCCACCGGTTCGACTATGACAAATTTCGGGCCGGGCTGCTGCGCTTTCTGTGGGGCGCATTCAAAAAGCTGTGCATCGCCGACCGGCTGGCCGTGCTGGTGAACGCCGTGTTCGCCGCCCCCGGGGACTTCGGCTGGCTCCAGGTCATCGCCGCCGCCTGCGCCTTCTCCGTTCAGATCTACTGCGACTTCTCCGCCTACTCCGACATGGCCCTGGGCTCGGCGGAGGCCATGGGCTTTCATCTGATGGAAAACTTCCGCACGCCCTACTTCTCCCGCTCCATTGCCGAATTCTGGCGGCGGTGGCACATCTCCCTGTCCGCCTGGTTCCGCGACTACCTGTACATCCCCCTGGGCGGCAGCCGCCGGGGAAGGACCCGCAAATACCTCAACATCCTCCTCGTGTTCGCCGTCAGCGGCCTGTGGCACGGCGCCGCCCTCACCTTCGTGGTCTGGGGCCTGCTCAACGGTATCTATCAGGTGGCCGGCGGTCTCACCGCCAGGCTGCGGGCCCGGTGCCGCCAGTCGCTCCGGATGCGGGAGGACCGCCCCCTCACCGTCCTGTGGCAGATGGCGGTCACCTTCGTCCTGGCCACCCTGGCCTGGGTCTTTTTCAAGGCGGGCTCCCTCTCCGGGGCTCTGTCCGTGCTGCGGGCCATGCTCCCCGCCGGCCCCGCGCTGGTCCATCCGGTACTGGCCTCTATGGGGCTGGACCGCCGCGAATTCCTGGCCGCCGCCCTGGCCGGCCTGGCCCTGCTGGCGGTGGACCTGCTTTCCCTCCGCGGAAGCGTCCGCGCCCGGGTCCTGGCTCTCCCCCGCCCTCTGCGGTGGCTCGTCGCCCTGATCCTGCTGCTCTGCGTGTTCCTTTTCGGGGTATATGGCACCGGATACGATCCCCAAGACTTCATCTATTTCAAGTTTTAG